TTTCGCAAGGTGCTCCTGTCGATTTGTTCTTCTCAGCAGCAGAAGATAAATTTGCTCAGCTGATCAAAGAAGGTCTTATTGAAAAATCACAAGGTGTCAACCTTTTATCAAATGATTTAGTGTTAGTCGTTCCTAAAAAGAACGAGTCCGGTATTCATAGCTTTCAAGATTTAACGAAAGCAAACAAAGTAGCACTTGGTATACCTGAATCTGTGCCAGCTGGTCAATATGGAACAGAGACATTAAAGAATATGAAGATTTGGGAAACCGTTAAACCGCAAGTTGTGTATGCAAAAGACGTTCGCCAAGTGTTAACATATGTTGAAACAGGTAATGTGGATGCAGGAATCGTTTACCGTACAGATGCGATGATTTCAAAAAAATCAACGATTGCAGCTGTTGCAGATGACAACACACATACACCGATTATCTATCCACTTGGAATCGTTAAAGAGAGTAAGCATATAAAAGAAGCAAAAGCCTTCTATGATTACCTTCAAAGTCAAAAAGCTATGGATGTTTTCAAAAGCTATGGCTTTAAGGAAGCTAAATAGCAAATGACGATGGATTTTTGGACACCAATTCGGCTATCAATTGAAATCGCATTCGTTTCTGGATTCATCGTCATCATACTTGGCACTTTAATCGGAAAGTGGATGGCTAAAAAAACATTTAAAGGTAAAACGTTCTTAGAAACAGTTTTATTGCTTCCTTTAGTATTGCCACCGACTGTTGTGGGCTTTTTACTTATCATTATTTTCGGCAAAAATAGTTGGTTAGGACAAGCGATTGAATGGCTTTTTCAGCAGCCTATCATGTTCACATGGTGGGCAGCTGTTATTGCCTCAACAGTTGTTGCTTTTCCTTTAATGTACCAATCCGCAAAAACTGGATTTGAAGCAGTAGATAAAAATATTGAAAATGCTGCACGCATTGATGGTGCAAAGGAATGGCAAGTTTTTCTTTACATTTCTATACCGCTTGCGATGAAGTCCATTGTTTCAGGTGGTATTTTAAGCTTCACTCGAGCATTAGGTGAATTCGGTGCTACCCTCATGTTTGCAGGCAATTTACCAGGAAAAACGCAAACGACACCTCTTGCTATTTATGTCGCAATTGATGCAGGAAATATGACATTAGCTTGGGTCTGGGTGATCGTAATGATTGGCTTATCCTTTGTCATGTTACTCGGTGTACATTTCTTGAAGGCACCTGCCAATTAAAGTGAAACTTCCATCATTCATATGAAAAAACAAGCCAACCTTTAAGCGTTGGCTTGTTTTTTATCACTCATTTATTGTTGTAAGGATATATCAAATCTTCAGCTAAATGAGTGAAGGCTTCACCAACAACAGAATCTTCGTCGTAAACAGATGAACCAGTATTTTCCTCGGGTTGTACGAATGGAATTTGGGCGATGACCTCTGTTTGTAGTGCATTAGCTAAAGCTTCGCCACCACCTTGGCCGAATAAATAATTACGCTCACCTGTAGGATTTTCAAAATAAGCCATATTTTCAACAACGCCAATAATGGCGTGCTTGGTATGTTTGGCCATCACACCTGCTCTTGAAGCAACATGTGATGCAGCATTATGGGGTGTAGTGACAATGATTTCCTGAGCATGAGGAATCATTGCTGCCACATCAATTGCTACGTCACCAGTTCCAGGTGGAAGATCTAACAGTAAGTAATCTAACTCGCCCCAATGCGTATTTGCTAAAAAGTTGCGAATCCATTTATTTAACATCGGGCCTCGCCACATCACCGGTTGGTTATCCTTTGAATAAAAGCCCATTGACATAACCTTGACACCATCGCTTATAACGGGAATCGCTGTTTGCTCAATCATCGTTGGCGTTTGCTCAATTTTCATCATGGCTGGAATACTAAAGCCGTAAATATCGGCATCTAAAATTCCCACACGTTTTCCAAGACGAGCAAGAGCTACCGCTAAGTTAATGGTTACTGTCGATTTACCAACGCCACCTTTACCGCTCGTAATAGCGATAAAGCGTACGCCGGAATCGGGCTGTAGGATTTTGGGCATACCGTTTTTCGTTGTTGCTTGCATTTTCAAAGAAGCCGTTAAAGCTTGTCTTTCTTCAGTTGTCATTGTGCCAAAAGTGATAGCAACATGCGTAGCACCGATTGCTTGAAGGGCTTCCTCAATGTCTTGCTGGATTTTGGCTTTTAAAGGGCAACCTTGAATGGTCAACGCGACTTCTAGCTGAATACTTGTGTCATCAATTTGAATAGTGCGCACCATATCCAATTCAACAATGCTTTTATGAAGTTCGGGGTCATTGATTTTTTTGAGTGCTTCTAATACTTCTTTTTTTGTTAACATTCGTCTTTCAATCCTTTACCAAGGCCCTTTAAGAAGTGAATCCCGAAGTTCAGAGCACGGTTAACATCCGGATCTTTGATGACCTTCATTAAGCTAAAGACTGTGACTTTTTCTTCGCGAGCGATTGCTGTATTTGCTTCGTCAAGTCCACTGTTTAAGCTACCCATTAGCTTTTTAGTCATTTCAGGATCCATTGCTGATAAAAGACCTGCAACAGTCATTAGCTGGTTGATGATGTTGGTTACAGGTTTACGTGAAATTTGACCAAGTGCAATATGGGCAATTTCTTCTTTCGCCTGTAACATTTTATTGACCGCTTCAAGTGCACCGATATCGTTCAAATCAGATACAATCGAAAAAATTTGTTGAAGCGCTTCTTCATTTTCTGAAAGCAAATCTTTTAAATCATTTAATCTTTGCTCTGCGATTTGTTCTTCTGAAAGTTGTTGTTTTTTAATATTCGTAATGGGTGCTGCCATTTTTTACACCTCTTCCTGATTCGTTGTTAAGTGAACGTAGCCAGGGCGTTGCCATTTTCGCTGTACTTCAACACCATTTTGTGGATGGCGTTTTTTATAGCGTGGATTTGTACGTGGGAGTGGATTTTTCCCTTTTCTTTTTAAAACTTCCACGCGTACTTTTGTTTGTTTATAAGCAGGTGTAGATGTATTCTTATCGCCTGCTGGCCCAGTTAAAAAGTTGATCGATGAATCTTTATCAACGGAGTTCATCGGTAAGAATAATTCATTGCCACGTACGCGATCAGTGATAAGAGCATTTAGTTTTAGTGCGCCATATGGTGAAACAAGACGTACAAGTGCACCATCTTCAATACCACGTTCTTTCGCAAATTCAGGAGAAACCTCAACGAAAGTTTCAGGTACTTTTGATTGAATACCATTGGATTTGTTCGTTAAATTTCCTTCGTGGAAATGTTCAAGCATACGCCCATTGTTGATATGGCAATCATACTCAGCAGGGAATTCCACTGGTTCTACCCAATCATATAAAGCGAAACGAGCTTTTTTGTCTGGGAAGTTAAAGCCGTCTGTATATAAAAGTGGTGTATCTTTTCCGTCAAGGCTACCCCAACAGAAGCTATTCCAACCTTCAAGTACATCGTAATTTGCTTGGCTGAAAATAGGGGATAAGCTCGCCATTTCTGCGAAAATTTCGCTTGGATGACTGTAGTTCCAATTAGCCCCTAAGCGATTCGCAACATCTTGGAGAATTTTCCAATCTGGTTTTGAATCACCGAGTGTTGGTAATACTTGATATAAACGTTGAACGCGGCGTTCTGTATTTGTAAAGGTTCCTTCTTTTTCAAGAGAAGGGGCTGCTGGAAGAACGACATCCGCATATTGTGCTGTACGAGATAAGAACACATCTTGTACGACGAAGAAATCAAGTTGTGAAAGTACTTGGTCTACATGGTTGGCATTACAGTCAACAAGTGCCATTTCTTCTCCAACAAGGTACATTGCCTTCATTTTTCCTTGGCTAATGGCATCAAGCATTTGCATATTATTGCGACCAGGTTCTGGCTGAATTTTGACACCGTATGCTTTTTCAAATTTTGCGCGTTCCTCATCATTTGTTACTTTTTGGTATCCTGGTAGTAGGTTTGGTAATGTCCCCATATCACAAGCGCCTTGTACGTTATTGTGACCACGAAGAGGATAAGCACCTGCTCCAGGACGACGGTAGTTGCCAGTCGCTAATAGTAAGTTAGAAATAGCGGCCGATGTATCGGAACCACCTGTGTTTTGTGTAACACCCATACCCCAAAGAACACAAGTACCATCTGCATCGCGAATCATTTCTGCTACGTCAATAAGTGTTTCTTTTGAAATGCCTGTTTCTTGTACGGCATAATCGAGTGTATATTTTTCAAGTACTTCTTTGAATTCATCAAAGTAGTTAACGTTTTCTTTGATAAATGCTTCATCATGCCAACCTTGGTCGATGATATATTTCGTAACAGCCATAAGCCATACTTGGTCTGTACCTTGCTTAGGTCGCATGAAAATATCTGAGCGTTCGGCCATTTCATGTTTTCGCAAATCGGCTACGATTAATTTTTGACCATGTAATTTATGAGCACGTTTGACGCGAGTTGCTAAAACAGGGTGGCCTTCTGCTGGGTTGGCACCTACGATGATCACAAGTCCCGCTTTTGCAATATCTTTTACCGTACCTGCATCGCCCCCCATACCAACTGTGCGGAACAAACCGTCTGTTGCAGGAGATTGGCAGTAACGTGAGCAGTTATCGACATCATTTGTTCCAAATAACTGACGAGCCATTTTTTGAATTAGATAATTTTCCTCATTTGTGATTTTTGAAGAGGAGATAAAGCCCACAGCGCCTGGACCGAATTCTTGATGAATACCACCTAATCTTGAAGCAATTAAATCAAGTGCTTCATCCCAAGAGGATTCCACAAATTCCCCATCTCTTCGAATCAACGGTTTTGTTAAACGTTGTTCAGAATTTACAAAATCCCAACCAAATTTCCCTTTGACACATGTAGAAATAGCATTTACAGGACCATCAGATGGTTGCACTTTTAAGATTTTGCGCCCCTTCGTCCATACTTCGAACGAACAACCAACACCACAGAAAGTACATACGGTTTTTGTTTTCTTAGTTCGCTTGCTACGCATTGCAGCTTCAATTTCAGATATAGCAAAGATGCCACTATATCCAGGTTCCACTTCTTTGATTACATCAATCATTGGGTTAAGCATATCTTGTTTCATGCCTGTCATAAATCCAGCTTCACCAAGCATTGATTTCTCCATTAATGCATTACATGGACAAATTGTTACACATTGCCCACAGCTAACACAGGAAGAATCATTAATCGCAACGCCTTCATCCCAAATAACGCGTGGGCGCTCTGCTTCCCAATCAATTGATAGTGTTTCGTTTACTTGCAGACTTTGACAAACTTCTACGCATTGACCACAAGCGATACATTGGTTTGGATCGTAGCGATAAAATGGATGAGACATATCAACTTCTGTTGGCTCCACTTTCGGCTTGTACGGATATTTTTGATGCTCAATTTCCATCATTTCCACCGTATTGTGTAGCTTACAATTCCCGTTATTATTGTCACAAACGGTGCAATAGAGCATATGGTTCTCAAGCAGTCGATCCATCGCTTCTGTTTGTGCTTCTTTTGCTTTTGGTGATGCAAGTTGTACATTCATTCCCGCCTGTGCTTTTGTACTGCATGAACGAACAAGCTCGCCATCTACTTCAACGATACATGTATCACATGTTTGAATCGGATCTACTTCAGGTACATGACAAATTTGTGGATGGGAAATTTGATTTTTGTTTAGGACATCTAAAATCGATTCGCAGGGATTTATTTCGTAGGGGGTACCGTTAATTTTCATCATTGTCATAGTAATTGCCTCCTTTTTTCCTCAAACATAAAAAAATCCACCATGAATGAGCATACTTCCAGCTAAAAAGTATGACTTAATTCATGGTGGATAAGATTTTTAGCAGATCTTACTAAAAGACCAATCCAGATTTTTTTATGAGATGTAGAAATAAAATCAAAACATTTGTAGAAAATATTTTGACCTCATTTGTATCATGAATATCATTATATCCCCTAGTGAAAAAATAAACAATATGAATTATAAAAGCTCTTAGTTGATAATGATTCTCAAAAAAATAGACTTTCAATTTTTTAAAAGTTGCTTTATGATTAACAAACTGTAGAGATGAAATAGCTTTTTTGCAAACAAAAACTGTTTTTTTATGTTAGGAGGATGCTAATTATGTCGAAAAAAGTGCATGAATTTAATGACATCATCCGGAAACTTCGCAAAGATTTATTTGGCAAAGGTCCTGAACGTATTCATACCATCTTTGTGCAAAATATGGCTGTATCAACGCTATATGGCAATGTAACACCAACTGAAAAATTTATTGCTAGTACGCAAGAAGGTCTGGCAATGGTACATGCCGCTCGCACAAAAATGATTCAAGATTTGTATTCCAAGCAAACGCCTGAAGGTATGGAAGAATTGATGGAAGCCAAATTATTGCATCTGTTTTCAGATATCAAAATTGAAGAAGATATTGCTGTATCTGTTTTTATTTTTGATCAAAATATTGAGGAACACTAGGAGGAGCTATGGATACTGAGATCACGAGAGAAATCCTTCGACTAGAAAATGGACAAGTGCAAAAAGTTACGGATACCATTGTAACGGAATATGCAGTGACTGTTAAAATTAATCAACAGGAATTTGTCACGATGGTTTGCACACCTGAATTTGTGGAGGATATGGTCGTTGGCTATTTAGCCTCTGAGAAAGTGATTACTCACTTTGATGACATAGAAAATATTTGGTTTCAGGAAAAAGAGGGCGTAGTACATGTCCAAACCAAAAAGGTCAATCCATTTGCAACGAAGTTACAAAATAAGCGCTACATTACATCATGTTGTGGAATGAGTAGACAGGGCTTTGTGTTTGCAAATGATGCATTGACTGCCAAGAAAATGGAGCGCATTCATATTCAATTGACACCACAAAGTTGTTTTCATCTCATGCAAACGATGCAGCAAAATGCGGTGACCTTTCAAAAAACAGGTGGAGTTCACAATGCAGCATTATGTGATTCCAAAGACATCTTACTGAGTCGGAAGGATATTGGTCGCCACAATGCACTTGATAAAATATATGGCTATTGCTTACAACATGACATTTCGATTCAGGATAAGGTTATTGTATTTAGTGGTCGTATTTCATCGGAAATTTTACTAAAGGTGTCTAAAATTGGATGTGAAATGATTCTTTCTAAGTCAGCTCCAACAGAATTGGCTCTACAACTAGCGGAACAATTAGGAATCACAACTGTTGGATTTATCCGTCAAAATTCGTTAAATGTTTATACACATCCGGAACGAATTCTTTTCGATGATTCAATTGGCAGTATCTGAACAAGGAGATGAAACCATGAATTTGATACAAGATCAGTTTAAGCGACCGTTAAGAGATTTACGTATATCCGTTACGGACCGTTGTAATTTTCGTTGTCGCTATTGCATGCCAGCTGAAATTTTCGGACCAGATTATGCCTTTTTACCATCACAGCAAATTTTGACGTTTGATGAAATTGAGCGACTTGCTAAAATCTTTGTTTCTTTTGGCGTGAAAAAAATACGCATTACTGGTGGTGAGCCACTACTGCGAAAAAACGTTGCGCAGCTAATTGAGCGACTTCATCATGTGCAGGGGATAGAAGATATTGCGATGACCACAAATGGCACCTTGCTGAAAAAGTTTGCAGAGGATTTGGCGAAAGCTGGATTGTCGCGTGTCTCTGTAAGCTTAGATTCACTCAATGAAGAACGCTTTTTATCGATGAATGGTCGCCGTGGGAAAGTTAATAATGTGCTGGAAGGTATTGAAAAGGCAAAACAAGTAGGCTTGCAGGTCAAAATTAATATGGTTGTGCAAAAGGGACAAAATGAACAGGATATTATACCAATGGCTCATTTCTTCAAAGAAAAAAAACATATTTTACGCTTTATTGAGTATATGGATGTCGGAAACTCTAATGGCTGGCGCTTAGATGATGTTGTATCGAAAAAAGAAATTCTTCAAGCTGTTCATCGGTTTTCACCGATCGAGCCAGTAAGCCCCAATTATAAAGGGGAAGTGGCAACTCGTTATCGTTACAAAGATAGTGATCAAGAAATAGGTGTTATTTCTTCTGTCACCGATTCATTTTGTGCTACTTGCACACGAGCCCGCATTTCAGCAGAGGGAAAGCTATACACATGCTTATTTGCGACAGATGGTACGGATTTACGTGAGCTTTTACGCTCCGGACAAACTGATGATGTCATTGCAGAATGTATTGCTGCCGTATGGCAAAATCGGACAGATCGCTATTCAGATGAGCGAACAGAACATACATCTCATCAGCAGAGAAAAGTT
This window of the Rummeliibacillus pycnus genome carries:
- the modA gene encoding molybdate ABC transporter substrate-binding protein, whose amino-acid sequence is MKKLYYLLFSFVLAIGILTGCSSQETQKGQGTTKQSQVELTVSAAASLQDALNSLKTTYEKEHSHVKITYNFGGSGALQQQISQGAPVDLFFSAAEDKFAQLIKEGLIEKSQGVNLLSNDLVLVVPKKNESGIHSFQDLTKANKVALGIPESVPAGQYGTETLKNMKIWETVKPQVVYAKDVRQVLTYVETGNVDAGIVYRTDAMISKKSTIAAVADDNTHTPIIYPLGIVKESKHIKEAKAFYDYLQSQKAMDVFKSYGFKEAK
- the modB gene encoding molybdate ABC transporter permease subunit; translation: MTMDFWTPIRLSIEIAFVSGFIVIILGTLIGKWMAKKTFKGKTFLETVLLLPLVLPPTVVGFLLIIIFGKNSWLGQAIEWLFQQPIMFTWWAAVIASTVVAFPLMYQSAKTGFEAVDKNIENAARIDGAKEWQVFLYISIPLAMKSIVSGGILSFTRALGEFGATLMFAGNLPGKTQTTPLAIYVAIDAGNMTLAWVWVIVMIGLSFVMLLGVHFLKAPAN
- a CDS encoding P-loop NTPase, with the translated sequence MLTKKEVLEALKKINDPELHKSIVELDMVRTIQIDDTSIQLEVALTIQGCPLKAKIQQDIEEALQAIGATHVAITFGTMTTEERQALTASLKMQATTKNGMPKILQPDSGVRFIAITSGKGGVGKSTVTINLAVALARLGKRVGILDADIYGFSIPAMMKIEQTPTMIEQTAIPVISDGVKVMSMGFYSKDNQPVMWRGPMLNKWIRNFLANTHWGELDYLLLDLPPGTGDVAIDVAAMIPHAQEIIVTTPHNAASHVASRAGVMAKHTKHAIIGVVENMAYFENPTGERNYLFGQGGGEALANALQTEVIAQIPFVQPEENTGSSVYDEDSVVGEAFTHLAEDLIYPYNNK
- a CDS encoding DUF1641 domain-containing protein, producing the protein MAAPITNIKKQQLSEEQIAEQRLNDLKDLLSENEEALQQIFSIVSDLNDIGALEAVNKMLQAKEEIAHIALGQISRKPVTNIINQLMTVAGLLSAMDPEMTKKLMGSLNSGLDEANTAIAREEKVTVFSLMKVIKDPDVNRALNFGIHFLKGLGKGLKDEC
- the fdhF gene encoding formate dehydrogenase subunit alpha; translated protein: MTMMKINGTPYEINPCESILDVLNKNQISHPQICHVPEVDPIQTCDTCIVEVDGELVRSCSTKAQAGMNVQLASPKAKEAQTEAMDRLLENHMLYCTVCDNNNGNCKLHNTVEMMEIEHQKYPYKPKVEPTEVDMSHPFYRYDPNQCIACGQCVEVCQSLQVNETLSIDWEAERPRVIWDEGVAINDSSCVSCGQCVTICPCNALMEKSMLGEAGFMTGMKQDMLNPMIDVIKEVEPGYSGIFAISEIEAAMRSKRTKKTKTVCTFCGVGCSFEVWTKGRKILKVQPSDGPVNAISTCVKGKFGWDFVNSEQRLTKPLIRRDGEFVESSWDEALDLIASRLGGIHQEFGPGAVGFISSSKITNEENYLIQKMARQLFGTNDVDNCSRYCQSPATDGLFRTVGMGGDAGTVKDIAKAGLVIIVGANPAEGHPVLATRVKRAHKLHGQKLIVADLRKHEMAERSDIFMRPKQGTDQVWLMAVTKYIIDQGWHDEAFIKENVNYFDEFKEVLEKYTLDYAVQETGISKETLIDVAEMIRDADGTCVLWGMGVTQNTGGSDTSAAISNLLLATGNYRRPGAGAYPLRGHNNVQGACDMGTLPNLLPGYQKVTNDEERAKFEKAYGVKIQPEPGRNNMQMLDAISQGKMKAMYLVGEEMALVDCNANHVDQVLSQLDFFVVQDVFLSRTAQYADVVLPAAPSLEKEGTFTNTERRVQRLYQVLPTLGDSKPDWKILQDVANRLGANWNYSHPSEIFAEMASLSPIFSQANYDVLEGWNSFCWGSLDGKDTPLLYTDGFNFPDKKARFALYDWVEPVEFPAEYDCHINNGRMLEHFHEGNLTNKSNGIQSKVPETFVEVSPEFAKERGIEDGALVRLVSPYGALKLNALITDRVRGNELFLPMNSVDKDSSINFLTGPAGDKNTSTPAYKQTKVRVEVLKRKGKNPLPRTNPRYKKRHPQNGVEVQRKWQRPGYVHLTTNQEEV
- a CDS encoding DUF2294 domain-containing protein gives rise to the protein MSKKVHEFNDIIRKLRKDLFGKGPERIHTIFVQNMAVSTLYGNVTPTEKFIASTQEGLAMVHAARTKMIQDLYSKQTPEGMEELMEAKLLHLFSDIKIEEDIAVSVFIFDQNIEEH
- the fdhD gene encoding formate dehydrogenase accessory sulfurtransferase FdhD, with protein sequence MDTEITREILRLENGQVQKVTDTIVTEYAVTVKINQQEFVTMVCTPEFVEDMVVGYLASEKVITHFDDIENIWFQEKEGVVHVQTKKVNPFATKLQNKRYITSCCGMSRQGFVFANDALTAKKMERIHIQLTPQSCFHLMQTMQQNAVTFQKTGGVHNAALCDSKDILLSRKDIGRHNALDKIYGYCLQHDISIQDKVIVFSGRISSEILLKVSKIGCEMILSKSAPTELALQLAEQLGITTVGFIRQNSLNVYTHPERILFDDSIGSI
- the moaA gene encoding GTP 3',8-cyclase MoaA, with protein sequence MNLIQDQFKRPLRDLRISVTDRCNFRCRYCMPAEIFGPDYAFLPSQQILTFDEIERLAKIFVSFGVKKIRITGGEPLLRKNVAQLIERLHHVQGIEDIAMTTNGTLLKKFAEDLAKAGLSRVSVSLDSLNEERFLSMNGRRGKVNNVLEGIEKAKQVGLQVKINMVVQKGQNEQDIIPMAHFFKEKKHILRFIEYMDVGNSNGWRLDDVVSKKEILQAVHRFSPIEPVSPNYKGEVATRYRYKDSDQEIGVISSVTDSFCATCTRARISAEGKLYTCLFATDGTDLRELLRSGQTDDVIAECIAAVWQNRTDRYSDERTEHTSHQQRKVEMSHIGG